From a single Rhizobium lusitanum genomic region:
- a CDS encoding sugar phosphate isomerase/epimerase family protein: protein MTITITTAPCCWGVDDVNNPNLPAWERVFDEAAAAGYGGLELGPYGYVPLDHQRVARALSERNLFIVAGTIFDDLVSPDNRQNLLRQTDEICAVITRLPQPEQVDGQRFKTPYLTVMDWGHDERDYAAGHPERAPRLSDEDWAGMVANIKAIAELARDKYGVRAVIHPHAGGYIEFADEIERIARDVPAETAGFCLDAGHTYYAGMDPVETLRRYADRLDYVHFKDIDQAVFERVLGERIRFFEACAQGVMCPIGRGIVDYPEVKRTLDEIGYHGFITVEQERDPLSVAGSLEDVKESRDYLRSVGF, encoded by the coding sequence GTGACCATCACGATTACGACCGCTCCATGCTGCTGGGGCGTGGATGACGTCAACAATCCCAACCTGCCGGCCTGGGAGCGCGTCTTCGACGAAGCCGCCGCGGCCGGCTATGGCGGCCTTGAACTTGGGCCATATGGCTATGTGCCGCTCGACCACCAGCGAGTCGCCAGGGCGCTCTCCGAGCGCAATCTCTTCATTGTCGCCGGAACGATCTTCGACGACCTTGTCTCTCCGGACAATCGCCAGAACCTGCTCCGCCAGACGGATGAGATCTGCGCCGTGATCACCAGGCTGCCACAGCCGGAGCAGGTTGACGGCCAGCGGTTCAAGACGCCCTATCTCACCGTTATGGACTGGGGCCATGACGAGCGGGATTATGCCGCCGGTCATCCTGAGCGCGCGCCGCGGCTTTCCGACGAGGATTGGGCCGGCATGGTCGCCAACATCAAGGCCATCGCCGAGCTTGCCCGGGACAAATACGGTGTCCGCGCCGTCATCCATCCGCATGCCGGCGGCTATATCGAGTTTGCCGACGAGATCGAGCGGATCGCCAGGGATGTGCCGGCTGAGACGGCCGGCTTCTGCCTTGATGCCGGCCATACCTATTATGCCGGCATGGACCCCGTGGAGACGCTGCGGCGCTACGCGGACCGGCTCGACTATGTCCATTTCAAGGATATCGACCAGGCGGTGTTCGAGCGCGTGCTCGGCGAGAGGATCCGTTTCTTCGAGGCTTGTGCCCAGGGCGTCATGTGCCCGATCGGCCGGGGCATCGTCGACTACCCCGAGGTGAAGCGGACGCTCGACGAGATCGGCTATCACGGTTTCATCACCGTCGAGCAGGAACGCGATCCGTTGAGCGTGGCGGGAAGCCTCGAGGATGTGAAGGAAAGCCGCGATTATCTGCGGTCGGTCGGCTTCTAG
- a CDS encoding sugar phosphate isomerase/epimerase family protein — protein MKIALDPHMHRHLPLDQLCRKAAELGFDHIELSPRDDFLPWWVRPRAHKERIAEFKSALKDHGVKLASLLPMYRWASPHEDERQAAVGYWKEAIRIAVEMDCDTMNSEFGRGPSPDRSHRSNCCGGMHTHEHSEAAWWRSIEELVPVFEKEGVTLNMEPHPEDWCETLHPAIDMLKTIGSDNVKFLYCAPHTFYFGDDMAKMIRDAGPLINHVHVADTYNHKASSGLRYIVNPPGAKVTIHQHMDMYQGEIDWEVFFSSLAEVGFDGIVTACVFGWEERADASGKFMRSEIQTYVDKYWPAKRL, from the coding sequence ATGAAGATCGCACTCGACCCGCATATGCACCGGCACCTGCCGCTCGATCAGCTTTGCCGCAAGGCAGCAGAGCTTGGCTTTGACCATATCGAACTGTCGCCGCGCGACGATTTCCTTCCCTGGTGGGTGCGGCCGCGTGCCCACAAGGAGCGCATTGCCGAATTCAAGTCGGCGCTGAAGGACCACGGCGTCAAGCTCGCATCGCTCCTGCCGATGTATCGCTGGGCAAGCCCGCACGAAGATGAGCGGCAGGCAGCGGTCGGCTATTGGAAGGAAGCGATCCGGATCGCCGTCGAGATGGATTGCGACACGATGAACTCGGAATTTGGCCGTGGCCCTTCGCCGGACCGGAGCCACCGCTCGAACTGCTGCGGCGGCATGCATACCCACGAACATAGCGAGGCGGCGTGGTGGCGCTCGATCGAGGAACTCGTTCCGGTCTTCGAAAAGGAAGGCGTTACCCTCAACATGGAGCCGCATCCGGAAGACTGGTGCGAGACGCTGCATCCGGCGATCGACATGTTGAAGACAATCGGTTCGGATAATGTGAAGTTCCTCTACTGCGCGCCGCACACATTCTACTTCGGCGACGACATGGCGAAGATGATCCGGGATGCGGGTCCGTTGATCAACCATGTGCATGTGGCCGACACCTATAACCACAAGGCCTCTTCCGGCCTGCGCTACATCGTCAATCCGCCGGGCGCGAAGGTGACGATCCACCAGCATATGGACATGTACCAGGGCGAAATCGACTGGGAGGTCTTCTTCTCGTCGCTGGCGGAAGTCGGCTTCGACGGCATCGTCACGGCTTGCGTCTTCGGCTGGGAAGAGCGGGCTGACGCTTCCGGAAAGTTCATGCGCTCGGAAATCCAGACATACGTCGACAAATACTGGCCGGCGAAGCGCCTCTGA
- a CDS encoding LacI family DNA-binding transcriptional regulator, producing the protein MTKVTLKDVAEEAGVGTATVERVVNGRGGVRPETVEKVFLAAKRLNYRHALSNAHRGLIRIEVILVRPETSFYSRMNQAFERIAASLDHGIVVHRTFARENDPADFAHYIANPKVRRSALIVVAPDHPDVVTSVRKARDLGIPVVQIMTRPAPELPYVGIDNYAAGRTAAYYMSRMLAGQTGSFVALCHSGAYENHKERIRGFSAYLAEQGSNAHTFTEVMFDLDDEHNAMELLRAALDRDPTIIGVYSAGGDNVAVASVLRQHRQRGIFWVGHELTEQTRGYLRQGILSIVLDQAPEIQARRSIDLMLKTLGLIDVEVSAEPVRFLTVTSENL; encoded by the coding sequence ATGACGAAAGTCACCTTGAAGGATGTGGCGGAAGAGGCCGGCGTCGGCACGGCCACGGTTGAGCGCGTCGTCAACGGCCGTGGTGGCGTCAGGCCCGAAACCGTGGAAAAGGTGTTTCTCGCCGCCAAAAGGCTGAACTACCGGCATGCGCTCTCGAACGCCCATCGCGGCCTCATCCGCATCGAGGTGATCCTGGTGCGGCCGGAAACCAGCTTCTATTCGCGGATGAACCAGGCCTTCGAGCGCATCGCTGCCTCGCTCGACCATGGTATCGTCGTTCACCGCACCTTTGCCCGGGAAAACGACCCGGCGGACTTCGCGCACTACATCGCCAATCCGAAAGTCCGCAGATCGGCGCTGATCGTTGTCGCGCCCGACCATCCGGACGTGGTCACCAGCGTCAGAAAAGCACGCGACCTCGGGATTCCCGTCGTCCAGATCATGACCCGCCCGGCGCCGGAGCTACCCTATGTCGGTATCGACAATTACGCCGCCGGTCGCACGGCCGCCTACTATATGTCACGTATGCTGGCCGGACAGACTGGTTCCTTCGTGGCGCTCTGCCACAGCGGCGCTTACGAGAACCACAAGGAACGCATTCGCGGGTTTTCCGCCTATCTCGCCGAACAAGGCTCGAACGCCCACACCTTCACCGAGGTGATGTTCGATCTCGACGACGAGCACAATGCGATGGAATTGCTGCGCGCCGCGCTTGACCGCGACCCGACGATCATCGGCGTCTACAGCGCAGGCGGCGACAATGTCGCCGTCGCATCCGTTCTCCGGCAACACCGGCAGCGAGGGATCTTCTGGGTCGGCCATGAACTGACTGAGCAGACACGCGGCTACCTGCGCCAGGGCATCCTGTCGATCGTGCTGGATCAGGCGCCGGAGATCCAGGCGCGCCGATCGATCGACCTAATGTTGAAGACATTGGGCCTGATCGATGTCGAGGTCAGCGCGGAGCCGGTGCGCTTTCTGACCGTGACCTCGGAGAACCTCTGA
- a CDS encoding LysR substrate-binding domain-containing protein, with protein sequence MAFTLRQLQYFVAVAEQGSVTRAAQNLSISQSSVTEAVKELEGDLGVELFDRHPRGLTITHNGHQFLRHATKILSTVSDARTSFSGQQNATGGTLNIGVTSLVAGYVLSDLLARYRRVCPGVEVSAIEDNGGYLEHLLVGGELDVAVMVISNLRDRMALQAEIIETSPYRLWLPMGHPLVSADIISVADITREPLIMLTIDEIEENTGKLLTALGARPHVAFRTRSVEAVRSLVATGAGVALLPDLVYRPWSLEGDRIESRDVSGSLPVVQVGMVWRKGSSLPQAARDFVGVAESMRSGRQR encoded by the coding sequence ATGGCGTTCACCTTGAGACAGCTTCAATATTTCGTCGCCGTGGCGGAACAGGGCTCGGTCACCCGCGCCGCGCAAAACCTATCGATCTCGCAATCCTCGGTTACCGAAGCCGTGAAAGAACTGGAAGGCGATCTCGGCGTCGAGCTGTTCGACCGCCACCCGCGCGGGCTTACCATCACCCATAACGGCCACCAGTTCCTGCGCCACGCAACGAAGATCCTCTCGACCGTTTCCGACGCCCGCACCAGTTTTTCCGGTCAGCAGAATGCGACCGGCGGCACCTTGAACATCGGCGTCACCTCACTCGTCGCCGGCTATGTGCTGTCCGACCTGCTCGCACGCTATCGCCGCGTCTGCCCCGGCGTCGAGGTCAGCGCCATTGAGGACAATGGCGGCTATCTCGAACATCTTCTGGTCGGCGGCGAGCTCGACGTCGCCGTCATGGTCATTTCCAACCTGCGCGACCGCATGGCACTACAGGCCGAAATCATCGAGACATCGCCCTATCGCCTCTGGCTGCCCATGGGCCATCCGTTGGTTTCCGCCGATATCATCAGCGTCGCCGACATTACCCGCGAACCGCTGATCATGCTCACCATCGACGAGATCGAGGAAAACACCGGCAAGCTGCTGACGGCGCTCGGCGCCCGCCCGCATGTCGCCTTCCGCACCCGCTCCGTGGAAGCGGTGCGCAGTCTGGTCGCCACCGGTGCAGGCGTCGCGCTACTGCCGGACCTCGTCTACCGCCCCTGGTCGCTGGAGGGCGATCGCATCGAGAGCCGCGACGTCTCAGGCTCACTGCCGGTCGTCCAGGTCGGCATGGTCTGGCGCAAGGGCTCCAGCCTGCCGCAGGCCGCCCGCGATTTCGTCGGCGTCGCCGAGAGCATGCGCTCGGGGCGGCAGCGATAG